The Apostichopus japonicus isolate 1M-3 chromosome 20, ASM3797524v1, whole genome shotgun sequence genome contains a region encoding:
- the LOC139962163 gene encoding protein FAM72A-like, protein MHPGFGKKTVLAVRCRFCCSTVCNRGMKAVLLADTKQELFSTDAPVRMRVGQLGETYSTKQCQCKIRDMGCTQCGNVVGYHVEVPCLTCLQACHNGHLWIFHSNAIETQEIEDRTGTGFLKWDQIPECSEESTLHATSAEDLTDLECFR, encoded by the exons atgcACCCAggatttggaaaaaaaacagtCCTTGCAGTTCGATGTCGGTTTTGTTGCAGTACTGTTTGTAACCGTGGAATGAAAGCGGTACTTCTTGCAGACACAAAACAAGAGTTGTTCTCAACGGATGCACCAGTTCGAAT GAGGGTTGGTCAATTGGGCGAAACATATTCAACAAAACAGTGCCAGTGTAAAATACGTGACATGGGCTGTACCCAGTG tggAAATGTAGTAGGATACCATGTCGAAGTGCCTTGTCTAACTTGCCTACAAGCCTGTCATAATGGTCACTTGTGGATCTTTCATAGTAATGCCATAGAAACACAAGAAATAGAAGACAGAACGg GAACAGGCTTCCTGAAATGGGATCAGATTCCTGAATGTTCAGAAGAGTCTACATTACATGCTACTTCAGCAGAAGATTTAACAGACCTGGAATGTTTTAGATAA